The proteins below are encoded in one region of Pongo pygmaeus isolate AG05252 chromosome 20, NHGRI_mPonPyg2-v2.0_pri, whole genome shotgun sequence:
- the NXNL1 gene encoding nucleoredoxin-like protein 1, producing MASLFSGRILICNNSDQDELDTEAEVSRRLENRLVLLFFGAGACPQCQAFVPILKDFFVRLTDEFYVLRAAQLALVYVSQDSTEEQQDLFLKDMPKKWLFLPFEDDLRRDLGRQFSVERLPAVVVLKPDGDVLTRDGADEIQRLGTACFANWQEAAEVLDRNFQLPEDLEDQEPRSLTECLRRHKYRVEKAARGGRDPGGGGGEEGGAGGLF from the exons ATGGCCTCCCTGTTCTCTGGCCGCATCCTGATCTGCAACAATAGCGACCAGGATGAGCTGGACACGGAGGCCGAGGTCAGTCGCAGGCTGGAGAACCGGCTGGTGCTGCTGTTCTTTGGCGCCGGGGCTTGTCCTCAGTGCCAGGCCTTTGTGCCCATCCTCAAGGACTTCTTTGTGCGGCTCACAGATGAGTTCTATGTACTGCGGGCGGCGCAGCTGGCCCTGGTGTACGTGTCCCAGGACTCCACGGAGGAGCAGCAGGACCTGTTCCTCAAGGACATGCCAAAGAAGTGGCTTTTCCTGCCCTTTGAGGATGATctgaggag GGACCTCGGGCGCCAGTTCTCAGTGGAGCGCCTGCCGGCGGTCGTGGTGCTCAAGCCGGACGGGGACGTGCTCACTCGCGACGGCGCCGACGAGATCCAGCGCCTGGGCACCGCCTGCTTCGCCAACTGGCAAGAGGCGGCCGAGGTGCTGGACCGCAACTTCCAGCTGCCAGAGGACCTGGAGGACCAGGAGCCACGGAGCCTCACCGAGTGCCTGCGCCGCCACAAGTACCGCGTGGAAAAGGCGGCGCGAGGCGGGCGCGACcccgggggagggggtggggaggagggcggGGCCGGGGGGCTGTTCTGA